From one Pseudopipra pipra isolate bDixPip1 chromosome 2, bDixPip1.hap1, whole genome shotgun sequence genomic stretch:
- the UBL3 gene encoding ubiquitin-like protein 3 — MSSSVPADMINLRLILVSGKTKEFLFSPNDSAADIAKHVYDNWPMDWEEEQVSSPNILRLIYQGRFLHGNVTLGALKLPFGKTTVMHLVARETLPEPNSQGQRNREKTGESNCCVIL, encoded by the exons ATAAATTTGCGCCTCATCTTGGTAAGTGGGAAAACAAAAGAGTTCCTATTTTCACCGAATGACTCTGCTGCAGATATTGCAAAACATGTGTATGACAACTGGCCAATGG atTGGGAAGAAGAACAAGTCAGCAGTCCAAATATCTTGCGGCTTATTTATCAAGGGAGGTTTCTTCATGGCAATGTGACATTAGGAG caTTAAAACTTCCATTTGGCAAAACAACAGTGATGCATTTGGTGGCTAGAGAGACATTGCCAGAGCCAAACTCTCAAG GTCAAAGGAACCGTGAAAAAACTGGAGAAAGCAATTGCTGTGTAATCCTGTAA